The following is a genomic window from Lysinibacillus sp. G4S2.
TTCGAGAAGTTCGGGTCATATAGGTTGGATAGCACTTGGGCAATCGCCTGTTGAATGAGTCGGTCTGTCACGGTTGGGATTCCTAATAGTCGCACACCGCCGTCAGGTTTCGGGATTTCGATTCTGCGAACTGGTTGTGGTTGGTAGGTTCCCTCAAGAATTTGCTTCTTAATCGTTAGCCAGTTTTCGACTACATGCTGTCGTAGGAATTTTACGGGCATTTTGTCTACTCCATGACTCCCTTTGTTTCGTTCCACCCGTTTGAGTGCGAGAAGCAGATTCTCCCGTGATAATATTTGATTCATTAGCATCTCGTTCGACTCCTCCGTGAATAGCTTGTCTTCTTATAACAGTTTCTACTGCACCCGCTCAATGTCCCTCATGGGATTCACCATTACCTCCATTAAGTCGGTCCTTCTGGATTTTCTGTGTTTACCATAGAAAACTGCATGCCAAGGGCTATTCTCTCCGAATTGTTCGGTCCTTCCCATTCATTCTAGAAGTGAATGGTACTATGACCTCTGCTGACTTCTGATGGTTCAGCTACCTATCGCTAAGTAGGTTACAAAGTGTACTTTGCGTTTCCATCAGACCTCCCCGGGTAAGCGCATGCACTTTCACACCATCTATCCGCCTCATTTACTCGATATGACCTTCGACAGAAAGGACTTTGTGTTGTTATGCACACTCATCCAATCATACCTAGCCTTATATGAGATTCGTGTTCCTCGGACCGGTGTTTTGCCTCCAGCTTCCTTCAGATTCCGCGTCGCCACGGACACCCTTGCTCTTGGCTAACCTCTACTTCTGTCTTCGGGGTTCGGGACTTGCACCCTATAGTTCATACGCATGCCGGGCGCACATAAAAAAGCTCCGTCCCTCACAAAAGGGACGAAGCGTATGCTCGTGGTTCCACCCTTCTTCCTTCCGACTCTTTTAAGTCAGACGAAGCTCAAGGCTAGCTAACGGGCTAGGGACCGGCGAAAGATTATCCCCTTCGCTGCTCAGTAGGTAGTAAATGATGTGTTCTAACTTAGGAAGCTTACAGCCAATGACTTCCCTCTCTAAAAGCTGATACACAAAATTCATGTCCTCATCAATGCATTTTATTATATGAGACAGTATACGCTCGATTGCCATAAAATGCAACTGCAAATCTTACATACGTCGATTTTTGCCGCGCATTTCAATCGGCTCTGTCAAGGCTTTGACACGCTCCATAATACGTCCAGCCTTCACTACTTCTATGTCACCTTTTTGTGTCTGTGATAAATGATGCTCTAGTTCATCATAATTAAAATTAGAGGTAATGAACGTTGGCAATTGCTCCGCCATGCGATAATGGAAAATAGTCCCTAGAATTTCATCGCGTGTCCATGCGGTCATTGTCTCGGCTCCTAAATCATCAAGCATTAACACTGGTGCCTTTTTTACATAGTCAATTTTTTCATTCAATGTATTATCGCCAATTGCATTTTTCATTTCTCGTAAAAATTCAGGCACGAAAACGACTACTGAACGAACTTTGATGGAAGCTAACTCATTAGCAAGTGCTCCTAATACAAAAGATTTCCCTACACCAAATTTTCCGTATAAATAATAACCCTTTGCAGGAAGCTTTCCTGTTTCTAATGTTGTCTTCACAAATTGTGCCGCTTTTTGTGCAATCATAACACGAGATTCATCGTCAATGAGTAAATCTTGAATTGTCGCTTGCAGCACATCCTTTGGCATATGCATACTCGCAATCATATTAGCTACGTCACGACGCTCTTCCTCACGTATCTTTTGCTCACATCGTACATAATCAATTTCAACGGTACTCCGCACTACACGTAAAGTAGGTAAAAAACCTTTTAAATAGTTTGTACAACTTTCTGTATTGTCACAGCCACAGCAAGTAGTAGATTGACTAATAAACTCATGAAGCTTCGGTAAATTTCGTTCAATTGTTTCATAGCTTAACTCACTTGCATGCTCTGTTAAAAACTCTTGTACACGAGGGTTTTCTAAAATTTCTCGACGCATCGCTTCATAACGTTCTTGAAATGATGGTACATTAATTGCTCTTTTTAATGGTCCATTAATCGGTTCGATTGTCGCTCACCCTCCTTACTTATCACTTTTCCCTAGCATTTCCAATATTTTTTGACGCTCTCGTTCAAAATCTATCGTGCCTGAAGTGTTTTCTTCCTGTTGTTCGTTACGTTTGTAAAACCATTCAGGTACCTTTTCTTCACGTTGATTACCTGAACGTCCTTTAGCACCCTGATTACTTTTCCTCGGTGTCTGTGGCTTATTTTTCCACGCAGAGTATTTATCATGCTCCTGGCGTGCTAGCTCCATTGCTTCCTTTGCTGTTTGAATATTTTTACGTACCCAATGATCCGCAATCGTTTCCACATATTTTTTAGGTAGCTTCATATCAGTTGTTAGCATTACATATTCCAAAAGTGCATTAACTACGCCTACTGGCATTCCATGCTGAACAATTAAACTTTCAGCAAGCTGTACGGAAGTCTGTAGAGGTTCTTTGCCATTATTAATATCCCGCAGTACTTGGACTGGCGGAGTCGTCTCTAAATAATGCTGAAGCTCCTGATCCTTTGTTTTTTGTCCGGATTCTTCAAGAGTTGACGGCTCACTCACTCTAGCAAGCCTTGGTGGCTCTTTTGATACCGTTAGTTTATAAAAATCCGCAGCTGCCTTACGTAATCGTTCCAGTGAAATACCTAGGTCATCATCTAATGCAAGAATCACTACTTTTTGCATATCCAGTGCAGTTAAGCGATATAAAAATGCAAGTTTTGCTATTGCTTCACGTACCTCAAGTGTTAGTAAACTGGCCGGCACAAGCTGCTCCGATAAGCCCGCCTGCAGCAGTTCAAAGTCAAACTGTTCAAAATAAAACGGATATACCTTTTGCTGTTGATCCTTACGACTAGTATTGGTTTGTAAATCATCTGGAATCTTTGAACTAACAGGCTTAAAAACGTCCATGAATACACGTGATACATCTTTAAATTCTGCATCTCTTGCAGATGGAATAAAACGCTGACGTAACTTCCGATAAGCTTGTTCCCCAATTTTACTAAATAAGAACATCGACAGCAGCGGATCTTTCATAAAGCTATCTGCATCAAGCGGACGTATCAGCTCATATAAAAAGCTACGCTGGCCTGCATCTTCTTTTTTCCATGTTCGTAACAAACCAATTGCTTCGAGCGCAATACGTGCCTCAAATACTTTACCAATTGGAAGCCCTAGCACGTTCATTAAAAAATAATGTGTCATTTGCTGCCTTGGCATTTGCTCGGCTTCTGCCCATAGAGTCAAATAAAGGCTGATTGGCTCCGCTCCAATTAAAGGCTGATAAAATAGCGTTACTAATTGACGTTCCTGCGTAGAAAGTGCATGAGGTAGACGAATGTCAAAAGGATCCGCGGGCTGCAATTCCTTATACAAATGGATCAACGTCTTTCACCCTCTCTGTTTTCCCTATGATTTCTGCTCTGTCTGACGTTGAATAATCTCTTTGATTTCTTCAATAAAGACATTAATGTCCTTAAATTGACGATAAACCGATGCAAAACGCACATAAGCAACCTCATCGATTTTCGCTAAGCGATCCATTACCATTTCCCCTACATCCTCAGAGCGGACTTCAGAATTCCCAATGCGACGAAGATCTTTTTCAATAGACATTACTAGTCCCTCAAGTACTTCAAGAGAAACAGGACGTTTTTCGCAAGCACGAATAAGTCCACGAAGTACCTTTTCACGGCTAAATTCTTCTCGTGAACCTTCCTTTTTCACTACAACTAACGGTGTCTCTTCAATTTTTTCAAACGTTGTAAAGCGGAAGCCACATGACTCACATTCACGACGTCTACGAATTTCTTTATTATCATCTACTGGCCTCGAATCAACTACACGCGTTCCGTTAAATTGGCAAGATGGACATCTCATATAATTACTCTCCTGATTTCACAACAATTTAATATTTCTATTATAACAAATTTCCTACGTGTAAGAAAAGCGCATTCATACAAGTGTGCTCATGATAAACCTTGCAAGGAGAAAGTACAAGCATAGATTCCAATAATTATCTTAGGTCATACTTTAGATTTCAATACAAAACCAATAATCGATTTAATAAAAAAAGCACATCGAAATCACTTGGATTTCAACGTGCTCATTTTAACTTCTTCCAGCTGGTGTCCAATTATGCCGAGGCATAATTGATTTATTATGCGTTTACTGTTTCTAAAGCTTTTGCCACTTTTTGCACAAGATCTACAACACGTGCAGAATAGCCCCACTCATTGTCGTACCAAGCAAGTACTTTTACTTTGCGGTTACCCATTACCATTGTAGAAAGTCCGTCTACTGTAGAAGAGTAAGTTGTTGTATTGTAATCAGAAGATACTAGAGGCTCAACTGAGAAGTTTAAGATACCTTTCATTGGACCTTCTGTAGCAGCCTTCACGAATGCAGCATTAACAGCATCTACTGTTACGTCTGTATTTAGATCAACTACAAGGTCAACTAATGATACGTTTGGTGTTGGAACACGAAGTGCCATACCGTGAATTTTGCCTTCTAATTCTGGTAACACTAATTTCAAGGCTTTTGCAGCACCTGTAGATGTAGGAATGATAGATTGTGCGCATCCACGTGCACGACGTAAATCTTTGTGTGGATTGTCTAAATTCTTTTGGTCATTTGTATAAGCGTGAATTGTTGTCATTAATCCGCTTTCGATACCAAATGTGTCATTTAATACTTTAGCAACTGGTGCTAAGCAGTTTGTTGTACAAGAAGCATTTGAAATAACATCATGTTTTGCGATATCTAGTTTCTCGTCATTTACACCTAAAACAATTGTTACGTCCTCGTTTTTACCAGGTGCTGTTAAGATAACTTTCTTTGCGCCAGCTTCTAAGTGCATTGCTGCTTTTTCACGATCATTAAATTTACCAGTCGCTTCAATAACGATATCCACACCCATTGTTGCCCATGGTAATTTTAATGGGTCACGTTCGCTAATAATCTGAACTCGTTTACCATTTACAATTAAAGCATCGCCTGCTGGTTCAACCGTACCTTCAAATGTTCCGTGATTTGTGTCATACTTAATCAAATGTGCTAACGTTTCAGCTGGATAGCTCGCGTTAATTGCAACAATATTTAAACCTTCTTGTACGATCGCTTGGCGGAAAACCATACGTCCGATACGTCCGAAACCATTAATAGCAACTGATACTGTCATTTATAAAATCCTCCTGTGAGTACATACTCAAATTAATTATATACTTTATGCGAATAGTATAACACAATTTTAAAAAAGATGAACATTATATAAGTCATAATATTAAAGTTCTTATTTTCTGAAAAATAAAATCGTTAAATTTCAGTCTTATTTTTGGCGTAAACCCACAAAAAATGCATAGCAAAATGTTGTTGTTACACATCCTTATTAATGAATATTTTGTCAATTAAATTAAGGTGTCGTATTAAATAAAGTATGGCTCTTTGGCAAAACGATGGGTTGATTTCAACAATATGAAGAGGCTGGGACATAACTGGCCAAAACCTAAAAAGCGCGAGAAATCAATTTAGAAACGTTGATTTCTCGCGCTTTTTTGATGTTAAATTTAGTGTTGCATGAAGATAGATGTCGATATTTTTCAAAAGTTGGTTGATAAACTAAAAAAGTTGGTTGATAAATCGATAAAGTTGGTCGATAAACAATCAAAATTTCTCGACAAATCTCAAAGCTGCAGTTCATTAAAGATTTCTGTTGCTACCGTTGTGCTCCGCTCCAATTTCGCTGCAGAAAAATGAGGTTTTGTCCCAGCCGCATCGAAGGATTTTACAGATTCTTAATTTATTTATAATACGTCCCAATATGTCAGGATTTTTTTTAATTGGTGCTCTGCATGTTCTAAATTTTCATTATTGTAAATAACCGCATGGGCACCTTTTTCTTTAACCGACATAGGTAACTGAGAATGCATTCGAGCTAGTGCATCCTCCTTCGATAAGTTGTTACGCTCCATTAAGCGACGAAGCTGTACCTCTTCACTAACCGATACCACGATAATACGCTCGACAAAATGTTGTAACTTACTTTCAAATAAAAGCGGAATATCCATCACAACATGTTTTTCTCCAGCCTCTAAATAAGCATCGCGTTGGCGTAGCATTTCGTTACGAATAGCAGGATGCATAATATCATTTAAAATTTTACGCTTTGCAGGCTCGTGGAAAATAATATCACCTAGCTTCGTACGATTTAAGCTACCGTCTTCTAGTAATATGTCTTGTCCAAAATTTTCAGCTATTAACTTTAAAGTCTCCGTTCCTGGTTCTACAACATCACGTGCTACAATATCTGCATCGACAATCGGTAAACCAAGTGCTGTCATCATTTTTGATACTGTACTTTTTCCGCTTGCAATACTTCCTGTTAGTCCGATAATCATCGTTAAATCCCCTTTAATGTTGACAATTTGGGCAAAAGACTGATGTGCGCCCACCTATCGTCATTTGGCTTGTTGTTGTTTCACACGTTGGACACATCTTCTTCCCATACATTTGCAGTCGATTTTGCATACTTCCAGCCTCGCCATTGATATTACGATAATCTGAAATAGTTGAACCTCCTGCTTCAATGCTTTGGCGCAAAATAGCGGCAATCGCCTCGAATAACGCACGCTTACGCTTTTCACTAATGCGGTTCATTGTGCGAGCCGGATGAATTTTTTGAGCAAATAATGCTTCTGTCGCATAAATATTGCCACAGCCCGAAATGACCTGCCCATCCATAATTACTTCCTTAACAGCCTTTTTCTCATATTTCGGTAACTTTGATTGCGCAATAAAATAATCACATGCTATTTCATCGAATGGCTCAGGTGCCATTTTTGTTAATGGTGCATGATCCTCAATTTTTGTTAAAAAACGTAGTTCACCAAAGCGGCGAATATCCGAGTAAATTAAATAGCCTCCATCTGCCATTTGAAATGTAGCATGAATATGCTTTTGAAATTTCGCCTCATTAATTTCCTCAGGCGAATTTACCACAAACCATGCACCGGTCATCCCTAAATGACTGACAAGCACATAAGGGACATCCTCTTTCATTAAATGAAAAAAGATGTATTTTGCACGTCGTTCAATTTTTGTAATCGTCATTTTGGACAAGGATATTTCAAATGCATCAGGCTCAGCTTGCTTTACGATACATTGCTTTCCTTCCCCAAAGGAAATACGAATAATGTCAGATAGTTGAACCCGTTGAATTGTGCGCCCTTCAATCTTAGGTTTTAATGCCTGGACGACACCTTCAACCTCTGGTAACTCAGGCATTTTAACCCCTCCTTATTTTGCTTCGTACCAAGTCGCGCCGTAGTTGAAGTCCACTTTTAGCGGTACTGCAAGCTCGATCGCATTCTCCATAACCTCAGGTACTATTTTTTCAAGCAATGCAATCTCTTCCTTAGGTGCTTCAAAAATCAATTCATCATGCACTTGTAATAGAAGTTTTGCTTGCATATTTTCTTTTTTCAAGCGAGCATCCATATCAATCATTGCTTTTTTAATAATATCAGCTGCACTTCCTTGAATCGGTGTATTCATCGCAGTACGCTCAGCAAAGCTTCGTAGATTAAAATTCGAGCTCGTAATATCAGGTAAATATCGACGTCTATTTAAAATCGTTGTTACGTAGCCATTAAACTTCGCATCTTGGACGATATCATCCATATATTGTTTTACACCTGGGAAACTCGCAAAATACTTCTCAATAAATGTAGCAGCTTCCTTACGTGTAATATCTAAGTTTTGCGATAAGCCATAATCACTAATACCATAAACAATACCGAAGTTTACCGCTTTTGCAGCGCGTCGCATATTGCTATCGACCTCATCTGCTGAGACATGGAAAACATCCATTGCTGTACGCGTATGAACATCCATATCTTCTTGGAAAGCTTCCACTAAGTTTTTATCCTTAGACATATGGGCTAATACTCTCAATTCAATTTGTGAATAGTCGGCAGAAAACAATATCCACTCTTCTTTCGATGTGACAAACGCTTGACGAATTTTTCGACCTTCTTCCAAACGAATCGGGATGTTTTGTAAGTTTGGATCAGTTGAGCTTAAACGCCCTGTAGCTGTTAATGCTTGTTGGAATCGCGTATGCACCTTTCCATCCTCTTCATGGATTTCCTTGAGCAAGCCTTCAATATAGGTTGACTGTAATTTTCCTAGCTGACGATACAAAAGAATATGCTCAATAATGGCATGCTCTGGTTTTAACTTTTCCAATACATCTGCTGCAGTGGAATAGCCTGTTTTTGTCTTTTTAATAACAGGAAGACCAAGTTTATCGAAGAGAATAACACCTAATTGCTTTGGCGAATTAATATTGAAGGCTTCTCCTGCCTCCGCATAGATCTCCTGCTCAATCACAACTAGCTTGTCATTTAGTTCCTGCCCCATCTTCTCCAAGGTAGCGCGATTGACCGTGATCCCCTCACTTTCCATTTCACCTAAAATAGAAGCAAGCGGAAGTTCTAAGTTCTTATAAAGTTCGAACTGTTCATTTTCCTTTAACAATGCCTCTAGCTTTGGCTGTAAAGACCACACAGCAAAAGCTTTACGGCCAGCATGCTCAGCAAGTGCATCTATTGCCGGTATAGCTCGTTTCGCCCCTTTACCATAAACGGCCTCATTTGCCTGCACATTACGATAGCCCAGTTCTTTCGCAAGTGTCGCTACATCATCTCCACTTAGCCCAGGGTTATTAATATATGAAGCAAGCAATAAGTCAAATTCAACACCAGCTAAGCGAATTCCCGCACGTTTTAATGACGCCTGAGCTGCCTTTGAATCAGACATATACTTTATTTTAGTAGCATCTTCTAACCAAAGGCGAAGAATATCTGATTTTGCCGCAATCTCAAACGGCACGTATATTGTTTGCGTTCCATCAGTTAAGGCAATACCTAGTTGCTGACATGTATGATAATGCTCATCCTCTAGCTCCAAGTGTGCTGCCATTACATCCTTTAAATGCTCAGGCTTTACTTCTTGCACAATTTCATAGTCAAACGGTGCTTGTTCTTCCTCTTGAACAGTAAAATCACTTTTATCTAACAGTGATTTAAAGCCAAGCTCTCGCCACACGCTTATTAATTCTTCCTCATTTGGACCATTATAGGCTAGATCAGATAGCGTTATATCAATCGGCGCCTCTGTAAAAATGGTAGCTAGTTTTTTGCTCATTAATGCCTGTTCTTCATTGGCAACTAATTTTTCTTTCATTTTAGACGCCTTCACAGTATCCATTGCCGCATAAAGCGACTCCACTGAACCATGTTCTTTTAACAATTTAACAGCAGTTTTTTCGCCGACACCTGGTACACCAGGGATATTATCTGAAGCATCCCCCATTAAACCTTTCATATCAATAATTTGCTCAGGCGTTAAGCCGTATTTTTCTGCGATAAAGGCAGGTGTATTTTTTTCTATTTCTGTAATACCTTTTCTAGTAATGTATACTGTTGTTTGCTCAGTCGCGAGCTGCGTTAAGTCACGATCTCCAGTTACGATGATGACATCCATATCCTGTGATGAAGCTTCTTTAGCAAGCGTCCCTATAATATCGTCCGCTTCGTACAATTCAAGCTCATATCGCTTAATACCATACGCATCAATAAGCTTACGTATATAAGGGAACTGCTCAGATAATTCTGGTGGAGTCTTTTGTCGACCGCCCTTATATTCCGTAAATGTTTCATGACGGAAGGTTGTCTTACCCGCATCAAAGGCAACCAAGATTTTCGTTGGTTGCTCTTCCTCTAATATTCTTTGTAGCATTGTTGTAAAGCCGTACACTGCATTTGTATGAATTCCACTATCATTCGTTAATAATGGCAACGCAAAAAACGCACGATACGCTAAACTATTGCCGTCCAATAATAGTAATTTTTCCTTTGTCATGATTTTATCCTCCTGCGTTGTCGTCCTCTTAATTGTAAAACGAAAACGTATGTTTGAAAATGCCTCTTCCTTTTACTTTATCGAGAAAACGGATATTTTACCAATCATAACGATGAAAATCACTAAAATTTCTACAACTTAGGTTTGTCTACACAAAAAAAGTCAATCACTCATTGTAATTGACTTCTTGTATATTATTCACTGACTTCATTTGTTTTTTCTTTACGATAAAAAAGCTCTTCATATATTACTGTCAACATAAAGGCATTCATAAAAGCAAACACTAAAAATAATGGCATACCACCAAGCTGTGGTTGTGTAAGCTCTCTATAAAACACCATTACAGTACCGATTTGTGCTAAGAAGAAAATGAAGCCAATCCCAACTTGCCAAATAGGACGCTTAACCTTGCGTTTTTCGTACCAAAATATTTTTTTAAATATCTTTCGTACATCCTCAGCAATAACTAAACCTAATAAAAACAAAATGACAAAAAATACTGGTATATGATAAACACTTTTTGTTGTCCATGCAAAATCTGATAGACGGAAGAAAAGTGTAAATAACGATGCAATACTACAAGCTATCCCTAAATTTTGGAGCCATTTGCTAATTTTCAACTTCACAGCTATTACCTCCATTTTTTAATTCTGAACATTATCATTCTATCAGATTATCGTCATATAGGAAACACAAAATCGTAAATTTATATTATTTTTATAATAAATGAACTAAAAATCAAACATTTTTATAATATCTTTGATTAAAAATACCTAAAAACAGATCATAAAGGCTCCTTACCATAACGTACCTTCCAATACCAAACAAAACACCTTACTAAAATGTAAAAAGCCGTCTCAAAAAGTTTGAGACGACTTCATATACTAATCCCTGCAAGAATAATAGTATTATTTTATATAGCCAGATAATAGTTTTGCATATGGTGAAGTGGATGGCAAAATAATTACTGTATCTTCACCTACAGTTTTCTTATATGATTCTAATGTGCGGTACAATGAATAGAATTCAGGGTCCTGAGAGAACGATTTATTGTAAATCTTAGCTGCTTCTGCTTCACCTTCCGCTTGAATCAATGCTGCATCCTTTTTCGCTTTTGCTAGCATTTCTTGAACTTGCTTATCTGTTTGAGCTTCAATACGGCGTTTCTGAGCATCACCTTCAGATAGGTATTTTTGCGACATTGATTCACGATCCGAAATCATATTTGTAAACACGGATTGCTCATTTTCAGTAGGCAAGTCGATACGACGAATACGAACATCTATTACTTCTATTCCATACTTATCATTTGAGAGTAACTCATTGACACGTGCAGTTACCTGATCATTGATACTCCCACGTGAAGAATTTTCATCATTAATAACCTCCTTATATTCTATTCGACCAAGCTCCGAACGAATCACTGAATAAATAAACTCTTCCATACGCGATTCAACTTTTTCTATTGTTCCCGCATTTGAAATTAATTGCTTTGGATCAGTAATACGCCATACTGCATAATTATCAATAATAATCCGTTTTTTATCCTTTGTATTAATTTCTTCTTCAGAAACTTCATACGTCATTTGGTTTTTTGGTAGCTTCGTTACACTTTGAATAAATGGAACTTTTATTTTCAAGCCCGGCTCACTCTGAAATTTCACTACTTCTCCAAACTGTCTAACAACTGCGTATTCGGACTCTTTAACTATATAAACATTAGCAAATAATATAATGACAATAGCGAAAATGGCAGTTAACGTTACAGCAAAAGAAATATATTTTTTCGGATTCATCGGGCCTTTTTTCGACATTTTAATTACATTATCCCCTGTATCCCCATCTTTTGGAGCAGTATTTTTGGATTTACCCGATAGAAAATTTAGGAATTTGTTAAGATCCTTATTTTTTTGGTCCATTAGTTACCGCTCCCTTCTTTTTTCTCTTTTGATGTTTCCTGTGTCGCAGTTGTTTCCTGTTTCTCAGGCGTCTCCTGTGTCGTAGGTTGCAATGCTTGAAGAGGCAAGTATTTCATTGTGCTGCCATCATCATTCATAATATAAATTTGCGCTTTAGGTAATACGTTTTCAAGTGTTTCCAAAATCAAACGTTCGCGTGTAATTTGTTTATTGCCCTTATATTGCTCATACATTTTATTAAAGACAGCTACATCCCCTTGAGCCTGCTCAATACGGGCTGTTTTTTCACCTTCAGCCTTCGAGATAATAGCATCCTTTTCACCTTCAGCCTCATTAGTACGCTGATTTGCATATTTTTCTGCTTGATTTATTTTTGTATTTTTCATTTCACGTGCATCGGTAACCGCTGTAAAAGCCGCACGCACATCTGCATTTGGTAATTCAACATCCTGTAATTTTACACCCAGAATACTGATCCCAATATCATATTTTTCAATTAGGGATACTAGCAACTCTCGTGTCTTTGCTTCTATGTCTGCTTTTCCATCTGTTAAAGCAGCATCGATATTGGAACTTCCGATAATTGAACGAATCGCACTCGACGTAGCGCTATGTAAAATTTCTTCCGGATCTTGTGCGTTGAATAAAAACTTATTCGGTTCTGTAATCTTCCATTGAACTACAAGGTCTGTTAACACAATATGCTCATCACCTGTAATCATTTTCGTTTCAGCATCATAGTCTTCCAAT
Proteins encoded in this region:
- a CDS encoding DNA polymerase I encodes the protein MKLKISKWLQNLGIACSIASLFTLFFRLSDFAWTTKSVYHIPVFFVILFLLGLVIAEDVRKIFKKIFWYEKRKVKRPIWQVGIGFIFFLAQIGTVMVFYRELTQPQLGGMPLFLVFAFMNAFMLTVIYEELFYRKEKTNEVSE
- a CDS encoding glyceraldehyde-3-phosphate dehydrogenase; translation: MTVSVAINGFGRIGRMVFRQAIVQEGLNIVAINASYPAETLAHLIKYDTNHGTFEGTVEPAGDALIVNGKRVQIISERDPLKLPWATMGVDIVIEATGKFNDREKAAMHLEAGAKKVILTAPGKNEDVTIVLGVNDEKLDIAKHDVISNASCTTNCLAPVAKVLNDTFGIESGLMTTIHAYTNDQKNLDNPHKDLRRARGCAQSIIPTSTGAAKALKLVLPELEGKIHGMALRVPTPNVSLVDLVVDLNTDVTVDAVNAAFVKAATEGPMKGILNFSVEPLVSSDYNTTTYSSTVDGLSTMVMGNRKVKVLAWYDNEWGYSARVVDLVQKVAKALETVNA
- a CDS encoding DnaD domain protein; this translates as MIHLYKELQPADPFDIRLPHALSTQERQLVTLFYQPLIGAEPISLYLTLWAEAEQMPRQQMTHYFLMNVLGLPIGKVFEARIALEAIGLLRTWKKEDAGQRSFLYELIRPLDADSFMKDPLLSMFLFSKIGEQAYRKLRQRFIPSARDAEFKDVSRVFMDVFKPVSSKIPDDLQTNTSRKDQQQKVYPFYFEQFDFELLQAGLSEQLVPASLLTLEVREAIAKLAFLYRLTALDMQKVVILALDDDLGISLERLRKAAADFYKLTVSKEPPRLARVSEPSTLEESGQKTKDQELQHYLETTPPVQVLRDINNGKEPLQTSVQLAESLIVQHGMPVGVVNALLEYVMLTTDMKLPKKYVETIADHWVRKNIQTAKEAMELARQEHDKYSAWKNKPQTPRKSNQGAKGRSGNQREEKVPEWFYKRNEQQEENTSGTIDFERERQKILEMLGKSDK
- the mutM gene encoding bifunctional DNA-formamidopyrimidine glycosylase/DNA-(apurinic or apyrimidinic site) lyase gives rise to the protein MPELPEVEGVVQALKPKIEGRTIQRVQLSDIIRISFGEGKQCIVKQAEPDAFEISLSKMTITKIERRAKYIFFHLMKEDVPYVLVSHLGMTGAWFVVNSPEEINEAKFQKHIHATFQMADGGYLIYSDIRRFGELRFLTKIEDHAPLTKMAPEPFDEIACDYFIAQSKLPKYEKKAVKEVIMDGQVISGCGNIYATEALFAQKIHPARTMNRISEKRKRALFEAIAAILRQSIEAGGSTISDYRNINGEAGSMQNRLQMYGKKMCPTCETTTSQMTIGGRTSVFCPNCQH
- the coaE gene encoding dephospho-CoA kinase (Dephospho-CoA kinase (CoaE) performs the final step in coenzyme A biosynthesis.); the encoded protein is MIIGLTGSIASGKSTVSKMMTALGLPIVDADIVARDVVEPGTETLKLIAENFGQDILLEDGSLNRTKLGDIIFHEPAKRKILNDIMHPAIRNEMLRQRDAYLEAGEKHVVMDIPLLFESKLQHFVERIIVVSVSEEVQLRRLMERNNLSKEDALARMHSQLPMSVKEKGAHAVIYNNENLEHAEHQLKKILTYWDVL
- the dnaI gene encoding primosomal protein DnaI; translation: MNGPLKRAINVPSFQERYEAMRREILENPRVQEFLTEHASELSYETIERNLPKLHEFISQSTTCCGCDNTESCTNYLKGFLPTLRVVRSTVEIDYVRCEQKIREEERRDVANMIASMHMPKDVLQATIQDLLIDDESRVMIAQKAAQFVKTTLETGKLPAKGYYLYGKFGVGKSFVLGALANELASIKVRSVVVFVPEFLREMKNAIGDNTLNEKIDYVKKAPVLMLDDLGAETMTAWTRDEILGTIFHYRMAEQLPTFITSNFNYDELEHHLSQTQKGDIEVVKAGRIMERVKALTEPIEMRGKNRRM
- the polA gene encoding DNA polymerase I produces the protein MTKEKLLLLDGNSLAYRAFFALPLLTNDSGIHTNAVYGFTTMLQRILEEEQPTKILVAFDAGKTTFRHETFTEYKGGRQKTPPELSEQFPYIRKLIDAYGIKRYELELYEADDIIGTLAKEASSQDMDVIIVTGDRDLTQLATEQTTVYITRKGITEIEKNTPAFIAEKYGLTPEQIIDMKGLMGDASDNIPGVPGVGEKTAVKLLKEHGSVESLYAAMDTVKASKMKEKLVANEEQALMSKKLATIFTEAPIDITLSDLAYNGPNEEELISVWRELGFKSLLDKSDFTVQEEEQAPFDYEIVQEVKPEHLKDVMAAHLELEDEHYHTCQQLGIALTDGTQTIYVPFEIAAKSDILRLWLEDATKIKYMSDSKAAQASLKRAGIRLAGVEFDLLLASYINNPGLSGDDVATLAKELGYRNVQANEAVYGKGAKRAIPAIDALAEHAGRKAFAVWSLQPKLEALLKENEQFELYKNLELPLASILGEMESEGITVNRATLEKMGQELNDKLVVIEQEIYAEAGEAFNINSPKQLGVILFDKLGLPVIKKTKTGYSTAADVLEKLKPEHAIIEHILLYRQLGKLQSTYIEGLLKEIHEEDGKVHTRFQQALTATGRLSSTDPNLQNIPIRLEEGRKIRQAFVTSKEEWILFSADYSQIELRVLAHMSKDKNLVEAFQEDMDVHTRTAMDVFHVSADEVDSNMRRAAKAVNFGIVYGISDYGLSQNLDITRKEAATFIEKYFASFPGVKQYMDDIVQDAKFNGYVTTILNRRRYLPDITSSNFNLRSFAERTAMNTPIQGSAADIIKKAMIDMDARLKKENMQAKLLLQVHDELIFEAPKEEIALLEKIVPEVMENAIELAVPLKVDFNYGATWYEAK
- the nrdR gene encoding transcriptional regulator NrdR; protein product: MRCPSCQFNGTRVVDSRPVDDNKEIRRRRECESCGFRFTTFEKIEETPLVVVKKEGSREEFSREKVLRGLIRACEKRPVSLEVLEGLVMSIEKDLRRIGNSEVRSEDVGEMVMDRLAKIDEVAYVRFASVYRQFKDINVFIEEIKEIIQRQTEQKS